The segment ATGAAACCTGCCAGGACGAACCCAGCCAGTGATGAAAGGGGAGCGATTGCCGTGGGGGAAAGCTGAGGGCCAGTGTAGAGTCTGCGGGAGAGCACGTAGGTGTATGGCCAGGCCACAGCTCCCAGGCCGGCACCTTTGAGCCACCAGTGCCGGTATCCATCAAACTCCAGGAGGTATGCCAGGAGAACCCCATAGACCGGGGCTGCGAGAACGAAGCCAATGGAGCCAACCAAGAGCCCCCCAGCATCCTGGGTGCCGAGAAACAACAGGCCATAGACATGGGAAACGGTCATAGGCTGGAGGCCCAGGACATGGGTGACCCAGCTAACGCACAGCCTTGTGAGGGCTGCTATCACCCCAGCAGCGGCCCCTCGGATCACTATCTGCTTCATCGTGCTCCCTCCCATTCATTCTACCCAAATGCCGCTGCTACTTTTCCGTAACCCCGGGATAATTTGTGTCTTCCCCCTAGGACATGGTTACTGCCAGTGGTAGATATATCCCTTGAGAAAGGCGTGAGGCACTGACTCGCAGGGGAAAGCCCGTTCTACGTTCCTTTACCCCCGGAGAAGCGCCCCCTGATCCAGATTAGGTCCAGGACGAGAAGGCAGCACCTTGCCATCTTGCGCCAGTGACCCCGGGGTACCTGCCTGTGATATAATCTAGTCTGCAGGTGATGAGGAACATGGAAGGGATACCCTTCAGGTTGGCCGGCGGGCTTACCCCTAAGGGGGACCAGCCCATAGCCATAAGCAAGATCTGTGAGAGGGTCAGGGCAGGTGAGCCCCACGTAGTGCTCTTGGGCGTCACAGGCAGCGGGAAGACCTTCACCGTAGCCAACGTCATCCAGGAACTCCAGAGGCCCACCCTGGTGATAGCGCACAACAAGACACTAGCTGCCCAGCTATGCTCCGAATTCAAGGAGTTCTTCCCCCACAACGCCGTAGAGTACTTCGTGAGTTACTATGACTACTACCAGCCCGAAGCCTACGTCCCCCAGTCGGACCTCTACATAGAGAAGGATTCCCTCATCAATGACGAGGTGGACAAGCTAAGACACTCCGCCACATCGGCCCTCTTCGAGCGCAGGGATGTGATCATAGTCGCCAGCGTATCCTGCATATACGGTCTGGGTTCCCCCGCGGAATACAGGGACCTGGTGGTGTCATTGCGCGTAGGCCAGGAGAGGGACCGGGACGATGTGCTCAGGCACCTCGTGGACATCCAGTACTCCCGCAACGACATGAGCATGGAGCGGGGCCGATTCAGGGTGCGCGGGGATGTCCTGGAGGTCTACCCCGTATCCTACACGGAGAAGGCCGTAAGGGTGGAGTTCTTCGGTGACTGCATCGAGAGGATATCGGAGATCGACGTCCTCACCGGGGAGATCCTGGGGGAGCGTAACCACGTGGCCATCTACCCCGCAAGCCACTACGTGGTAGCCCAGGACCATGTGGAGAAGGCTCTTCGCAGCATCGAACAGGAGCTGGACGAGAGGTTGGCTCAGCTCAAGGCGGAGGGTAAGGTGCTGGAGGCCCACCGCCTGGAACAAAGGACCCGGTATGACCTGGAGATGCTCCGGGAGGTGGGATACTGCAAGGGGATAGAGAACTACTCCCGGCACCTCACCGGAAGGAGGGCGGGGGAGCCTCCCTTCACACTCCTGGACTTCTTCCCCGAGGATTTCCTCTGCGTCATAGATGAGTCCCACGTGACGGTTCCCCAGATAGGAGCCATGTACTCAGGTGACCGTTCCCGCAAGACCACCCTGGTGGAGTACGGCTTCAGGCTCCCATCGGCCTTCGACAACCGGCCGCTCGCCTTCGAGGAGTTCGAGGCCAGGGTAAGGCAGAGGCTGTATGTGTCTGCCACTCCCGGATCCTACGAGCTGGAACGGTCCCGAGGTGTTGTGGAGCAGGTGGTCAGGCCCACGGGCCTGGTAGACCCTGGCGTGGAGGCGAGGCCCGTTGAAGGCCAGATCGACGACCTTCTCCATGAGGTTAGGCTCCGGGCGGAGAAAAACCAGAGGGTGCTGGTGACCACCCTGACCAAGCGCATGGCGGAGGACCTCACCGACTACCTGAGGGAGACGGGGGTGAAGGTCCGGTACCTTCACTCAGAGGTAGATACCCTCGAGAGGATGGAGATCCTGAGGGATCTCCGCCTGGGAACCTTTGATGTCCTGGTGGGTATCAATCTCCTCAGGGAGGGCCTGGATCTACCCGAGGTGTCACTGGTGTGCATACTGGATGCGGACAAGGAGGGGTTCCTGCGATCCGCCACCTCTCTTATACAGACCATTGGCCGGGCAGCCCGGCATGTAGAGGGCAAGGTGATCATGTACGCGGACAGCGTCACCCATGCTATGGATACCGCCATAGGGGAGACCAACCGCCGGCGGAGCCTACAGGTGGAGTACAACAGGATCCACGGGATCACCCCAGAGACTGTGAAGAAGGCCGTGAGGGATGTGCTGGAGGCCACCCGGGTAACCGAGAGATCCCCCGAGTACTGGCTGGACAAGGACATAAAGGACATATCCAGAAAGCAGATGAAGAGCATGCTGGAGAAGCTCAGCAGGGAAATGAAGGAGGCTGCCCGGAACCTGGAGTTCGAGCGGGCAGCCCTTCTCAGGGACATGATCTTCGAGTTACAGCAGAAGGGCAGGGGTGACCCACAGCATGCCTAGGGAATTCCTCACCATAAGGGGTGCGAGGCAGCACAACCTGAAGAACATTGACCTGGACATACCCAGGGAACGCCTGGTTGTGGTGACGGGGATTTCCGGGAGCGGCAAGAGTTCCCTGGCCTTTGACACCATATACGCCGAGGGACAACGCCGCTACGTGGAGTCCCTCTCGGCCTACGCCCGCCAGTTCCTGGGGCAGATGGATAAGCCTGATGTGGACCGCATCGATGGTCTCTCCCCAGCCATTTCCATAGACCAGAAGGCGGGGAGCCGGAACCCCAGGTCAACCGTGGCCACAGTTACCGAAATCTATGACTACCTGCGGCTTCTATACGCACGGGTGGGGAGGCCCCACTGCCCCCAGTGTGGCCAGCCCATTTCCGTGCAGGCTGTGGAGCAGATGGTGGACCGGATGATGGGTCTCCCCGAGGGCACCCGGCTCACCCTCATGGCCCCCATGGTCAGGGGCAAGAAGGGAGAGCACGTCAAGGTGCTCGAGGATGTGGCACACCTGGGTTACGTCAGGGTAAGGGTGGACGGCCAGGTCAGGGAGCTGGCCGGAGGGATCAGCCTTGAGAAGAACAAGAAGCACACCATTGAGGTGGTTGTGGACCGCCTGGTGGTGAAGGCGGGTGTCGAGCGCCGCCTTGCGGACTCCCTGGAGACAGCCCTGGGGCTCTCCGGCGGGCTCGTCCTCGCGGTTACGGACCAGGATGAGGCCTTGTTCAGCCAGACCATGGCCTGTCCTGAGTGTGGCATAAGCCTGGGTGACCTGGAACCCCGGGTGTTCTCCTTCAACAGCCCCTATGGTGCCTGTCCCGAGTGCATGGGACTGGGCAGCAAGATGGAGCTGGACCCTGATCTCATCATACCGGATAAGAGCCTTTCCCTGGAGGAGGGGGCTGTGGCCCCGTGGAGCAAGGGAACCTACCGGTACTATCCCCAGCTCCTCAAGGCTGTAGCAGACCACTACGGCTTCAGTACCAAGGTGCCAGTGGGGGAGCTGGACCCCCGGTGGATAGGGGTTATCCTCCACGGTTCCGGGCGCGAGCGAGTGCGATTCCGCTACCAGAACACCTACGGCCGCACGCGAGTCAGGGACATTCACTTCGAAGGTGTCCTTGGGAACCTGGAGAGGCGTTACAGGGAGACCCAGACCGATGCTGCCAGGGAGGAGATCGAGGAATTCATGCGTTCCAGGCCTTGCCCGGCCTGTGAGGGGACACGCCTGAGGAGGGAGAGCCTCTGGGTGTTCGTGGGCGGGAGGTCCATCGCCGAGGTCACGGCCATGTCCATTGAAGGGACGCTGGATTTCTTCCATGGGATCGACCTGTCCCCAAGGGAAGCCACCATCGCCCAGGGCATACTCAAGGAGATCATTGCCCGCTTGGGGTTCCTCCAGGACGTTGGCCTCGGCTACCTCACCCTGGATCGTTCCGCTGGCACGCTGGCAGGCGGTGAGGCCCAGCGGATCCGCCTGGCCACGCAGATCGGCTCAGGGCTTACCGGCGTCCTGTACATCCTGGACGAGCCCAGCATCGGGCTGCACCAGCGGGACAACCAGCGCCT is part of the Bacillota bacterium genome and harbors:
- the uvrB gene encoding excinuclease ABC subunit UvrB, with product MEGIPFRLAGGLTPKGDQPIAISKICERVRAGEPHVVLLGVTGSGKTFTVANVIQELQRPTLVIAHNKTLAAQLCSEFKEFFPHNAVEYFVSYYDYYQPEAYVPQSDLYIEKDSLINDEVDKLRHSATSALFERRDVIIVASVSCIYGLGSPAEYRDLVVSLRVGQERDRDDVLRHLVDIQYSRNDMSMERGRFRVRGDVLEVYPVSYTEKAVRVEFFGDCIERISEIDVLTGEILGERNHVAIYPASHYVVAQDHVEKALRSIEQELDERLAQLKAEGKVLEAHRLEQRTRYDLEMLREVGYCKGIENYSRHLTGRRAGEPPFTLLDFFPEDFLCVIDESHVTVPQIGAMYSGDRSRKTTLVEYGFRLPSAFDNRPLAFEEFEARVRQRLYVSATPGSYELERSRGVVEQVVRPTGLVDPGVEARPVEGQIDDLLHEVRLRAEKNQRVLVTTLTKRMAEDLTDYLRETGVKVRYLHSEVDTLERMEILRDLRLGTFDVLVGINLLREGLDLPEVSLVCILDADKEGFLRSATSLIQTIGRAARHVEGKVIMYADSVTHAMDTAIGETNRRRSLQVEYNRIHGITPETVKKAVRDVLEATRVTERSPEYWLDKDIKDISRKQMKSMLEKLSREMKEAARNLEFERAALLRDMIFELQQKGRGDPQHA
- the uvrA gene encoding excinuclease ABC subunit UvrA yields the protein MPREFLTIRGARQHNLKNIDLDIPRERLVVVTGISGSGKSSLAFDTIYAEGQRRYVESLSAYARQFLGQMDKPDVDRIDGLSPAISIDQKAGSRNPRSTVATVTEIYDYLRLLYARVGRPHCPQCGQPISVQAVEQMVDRMMGLPEGTRLTLMAPMVRGKKGEHVKVLEDVAHLGYVRVRVDGQVRELAGGISLEKNKKHTIEVVVDRLVVKAGVERRLADSLETALGLSGGLVLAVTDQDEALFSQTMACPECGISLGDLEPRVFSFNSPYGACPECMGLGSKMELDPDLIIPDKSLSLEEGAVAPWSKGTYRYYPQLLKAVADHYGFSTKVPVGELDPRWIGVILHGSGRERVRFRYQNTYGRTRVRDIHFEGVLGNLERRYRETQTDAAREEIEEFMRSRPCPACEGTRLRRESLWVFVGGRSIAEVTAMSIEGTLDFFHGIDLSPREATIAQGILKEIIARLGFLQDVGLGYLTLDRSAGTLAGGEAQRIRLATQIGSGLTGVLYILDEPSIGLHQRDNQRLLETMLHLRDLGNTLIVVEHDEETIRTADYIVDIGPGAGEHGGHVVVSGTLEDVYGTPSSITGQYLSGTRAIPVPAKRRQPNGKSLVLRGCRQHNLKNIDVEFPLGMFICVTGVSGSGKSTLVDEVLYRRLSQEFYRSKARPGEHDVLEGVQHLDKVVEIDQSPIGRTPRSNPATYTGAFDHVREVFSQTQEARLRGYKPGRFSFNVRGGRCEACRGDGIIKIEMHFLPDVYVPCEVCHGRRYNRETLEVRYKGKSITDVLNMTVTEALEFFEAVPKIKRKLQTLHDVGLGYIRLGQPATTLSGGEAQRVKLSSELSRRSNGRTLYILDEPTTGLHISDIHKLLDVLGRLVDAGDSVLVIEHNLDVIKTADHIIDLGPEGGDTGGWVVAAGTPEEVSQCPCSYTGQFLRQCLAQGR